Part of the Nostoc sp. ATCC 53789 genome, CTTTACGAATGGTTGGCAGAATACATCAGAACGCACCAGCATTCGCCTTCAATTAGGCAAATGATGCAAGCGATGAACTTGAAGTCACCAGCACCAATTCAAAGTCGTTTAGAACATTTACGCACTAAAGGATATATAGAATGGACTGAAGGACAAGCGCGAACAATTCGGATTTTGCGTCCTGTTAAGCAAGGTGTACCAATTTTAGGCACGATCGCGGCTGGTGGTTTAATAGAACCGTTTACTGATGCTGTAGATCATTTAGACTTTTCTAATTTATCATTACCTGCCCAAACCTATGCTTTGCGCGTAGCTGGCGATAGTATGATTGAAGATTTAATTGCTGATGGTGATGTGGTATTTCTGCGTCCAGTAGCAG contains:
- the lexA gene encoding transcriptional repressor LexA; this translates as MERLTEAQQELYEWLAEYIRTHQHSPSIRQMMQAMNLKSPAPIQSRLEHLRTKGYIEWTEGQARTIRILRPVKQGVPILGTIAAGGLIEPFTDAVDHLDFSNLSLPAQTYALRVAGDSMIEDLIADGDVVFLRPVAEPNHLKNGTIVAARVDGFGTTLKRFYRQGDRVTLKPANPKYNPIEVSAMQVQVQGSLIGVWRGYN